CATATATTATTCGTTGACACTTGTTTATGGATTGGTGTTTTTCGGGGTGAACATAGATGAAAGAGCGGGTGTTTTGTTTTCAAATACGCTTATCTGGATTGCTTCGCAATGGCTTGAAATTTTTATGATGATTGCTTTTGCTTTTTTATGCTCCGCTTTATTAAAAAACAGCGTATTTTCTTTAGTGGTTTCTTTTGTAGTGATATACATAGCCAAAACATTGGTAACGATTTTCGATGTGATGGAGAATCAGTGGGGAAAATTTCTATTGTTTGCCAATACTGATTTCAGGCAATACGCAGGCGGGGTAAATCCATTATTTGATGGGACAAGTCCTGTATTTTCAATTTTTATTATTGCCATTCATCTGATCACCTTTTTGACCGTGGCGTGGTGGAGTTTTTGTAAACGTGATGTGACTGTGTAAAATATGTCGATTAGGTGAAGAGAAATCTTGGCAATTTTGTGAAATTACTCACGAAATCAACTGCGTTCCCAAAATTTTATCTATAATTAAGAGGACCAAAGCGGGGGATGATAGATATGGATATGAGATATTTCATAAAAGCTTTGCCTATTTTGCTGCTGTTGTCGTTTTCTTTTGTGTCATTTGGTTTTCACTTTGACCATTTGGTTCTTTTCAGGCTGGCGTTGGGATGTTTTTCAATCGCAGGTTTGTACATGTTATACAAATTAAAAAATAATGAATTAATCTTTATGGTCTATTTGTATTCCAGCTGGGCTGTCTTGGCAGCGTTGGCAGCGATTGAAGAAGCTCTTTTTTCAAGCTTTTTCTTTGGCGGATTAGTAATGGCAATGGGGTATTTATCCTATATGCTGATATATTTATCGATGAAAAAAGACGGGCAAACTAGAGCCTTATCATAGATTTTAAGCCTGCTTTCTGTACTTGAAAGCGGGCTGTTTATTTTTTTCTAAGCTGATTTGTTGCAATCGGAAGGAACTTATCAATATAATACATAAAATTGACCGGGACAAATTGGAGGGATTGATGTGTCATCGTTGTTTATCAAAACAGAGAAACAGAAAAGATGGCTGGATATAATAGGAGAACTGTCGGATGAGTTTGAAAAACGTTCTGCCGAACATGATGAACAGGCTTCATTTCCTTATGAAAATATCCAAGCATTAAAGGAATCCGGCTATACTGCATTGCCTGTTCCAGAAAAAAACGAAGGGGAAGGACTCTCTGTTTATGACATGATTTTGTACCAGGAGCGGCTCGCCAAAGGAGATGCCGTCACTGCACTGAGTATCGGCTGGCATTTAAGTATTATGGGTGAACTCGCGGAAGGGGATATTTGGGAGAAAAAGGACTTTGATTTTATAGCAAAAGAAGTATTGCAGGGGGCACTCGTCAATCGAGCAGCGAGTGAAGCGCAAACAGGGAGTCCGACGAGAGGCGGCCGGCCCGGGACAACTGCGCAAAAAAAGAACAACTCGTGGATAGTAAACGGAAGAAAAACGTTTACGACGATGTCACCGGTTTTGGATTATTTCTTAGTCACAGCGTGGATCGACGAAGAAGACACGATTGGCGTCTTTCTAATTCATAAAGACACGAACGGTGTCAGCATTGAAGAAACGTGGGATGTTATTGCTATGAGAGGGACTGCAAGTCATGACCTTGTTATGGAAGAAGTCATTCTCGATGAGTCAAAGCTGGTCGAACGCTTGAATCATCCACGCGGAACAAAGGTAAATGGCTGGCTCTTACATATCCCGGCTGTATATCTTGGGATTGCCCAAGCAGCCAGAGACTATGCAGTGAAATTCGCGAATGTCTACTCACCGAATAGCTTGAAGGGACCGATCAAGGATGTTCCATCTGTACAAAAGCATATCGGCGAAATTGAGCTTGAATTAATGAAAGCACGGCATTTTCTTTATCACGTAGCCGAGATGTACGATGATCCTAAACAGCGCCCGAATATCGGACAAGAATTAGCTGCCGTTAAACACACGGTTACGAATACTGCTATTTATGTTGTGGATAAGGCAATGAGAGTGGTTGGGGCAAAAAGCCTTCAGCGTACAAATCCTCTGCAAAGATATTACAGAGATGTGCGGGCTGGATTGCACAATCCTCCAATGGATGATATTACGATCCAGAAGCTTTCGGCTCTTGCATTTGAATCGTTGGAAAAGTAAACATTCAAAAACTCGCTTCGGCGGGTTTTTATATTTTCTTTCCCGGGGAATAATTTGCTGTCGAATAGAATAAGATGCTGGCGGCGGAATTTTTTTAACTTGCAGAAAATACTCCAGCCTTCAATTATCCATACTAATGGACAAATGGAGGTTGTAAAATGAATGAGTCGACGGATTTAAAGACTGGTGAAAAAGGTGCCTGGATCAGTATATTTGCCTACTTGATTCTTGCGGCTGTCAAATTGATTGTCGGAATAACGTACCACTCGGAAGCGCTCCGTGCCGACGGATTAAACAATAGCACAGATATTATTGCTTCTGTTGCTATATTAATTGGGCTAAAGATTTCCCAGTATCCTCCGGACAGTGACCATCCATACGGACATTACCGTGCTGAAACTATTTCGTCTTTAATTGCGTCATTTATTATGATGATGGTAGGTTTGGAGGTACTGATTGAAGCCGGAAAATCGATTCTTCGCCCAAAAGAAGCCTCTCCCGGAATTGTTGCTGGATGGACGGCCGGCATTAGCGCTATATTCATGTTTGGAGTATATCTTTATATCAAAAGGTTGGCCGATCGAATTAACAGCCATGCCTTAATGGCAGCTGCAAAAGACAATTTCTCGGACGCGATTGTAAGCGTAGGAACATGTGTAGGGGTATTTTCTTCCAGGCTGCAACTTCCCTGGATCGATACTGTATTTGCGTTTATCATAGGGATCATTATTTGCAAAACAGCCTGGGATATATTCAGAGACGCGACCCATTCATTAACGGACGGATTTGACAGGAATGATCTTGAAGCATATCAACAATCGATTCAACGAATTGAAGGAGTACATAAGCTAACGGATATTAAAGCAAGATATTTGGGAAGTACAGTGCATTTAGAAGCAAGTGTGGTCGTTAATTCTGCATTAACAACAGAGGAAAGCCACAAAATTGCCGATGAGGTGGAAAACAAAATGAAACATGAACATGGTGTTTCACATGTTCACGTCCATATTGAACCGAGCGACATAAAATGAATTCTTTCTTCGAATTAGCTAAGGTGTTCAGATAAGAATCCAGTCACTTCATCTGGAGTTTTTGCATTTGCGCTGTGAAGATGGGCTGTTTTTTCGCCGTTTTTAAAAATCAATAGGCTCGGAATTCCCATCACTTGATACTTATCAGCAAGCTCAGGCAGCTCGTCTTTGTTTAGTTCATACCATTCATTTTCTTGATAAGTATCCATAATATCACCGATGAACATATTTAAACGAGTGCAATCAGGGCACCAATCGGCGAAAAATTTAATAATAACTTCTTTATGTGATGCAATAACTTCTTGAAACTGTTCAGTTGTGTTAATTTTTTTCAATGCTGACATCTCCTTTTCCATGCCATTCTAATATAAATTGGTTTGAAAATACATAAAAATGAACGGTTTTTAACTGGATTTTGAAAAGAATGAAATTAATTAGAGCAAATACCCATGAAAGTGATAATATAATAACGACGAATTGTTAGTAGGGGGAATTTGAAAGTGAAGACGAGATTAGGGTTGGTTTACGGAGGTAAATCAGCAGAACATAATGTATCATTACAGACTGCTCTCGCTGTCATAAAAGCGTTAAACACCGAAAAGTTTGAAATACACCCTATTTACATTACGGAACAAGGAGAATGGATAAGGGGGCCGCTTCTGTCTGAACCTGTTTCTAATGTAAAAATGCTGCAGCATGAACAAAATGGCGAAACGTTTGCACCGTCCGGGTTAAATCAAGAAATGTTTCCTATCCCGCAAAGCGAAAAAAGCAAAAACGCTTCCGTAGATGTTGTTTTTCCGCTCCTTCACGGCCCAAATGGTGAAGATGGTACGCTGCAAGGAATGCTCGATTTGTTAAATGTGCCTTATGTTGGGAATGGTGTGCTTGCTTCTGCTGCCGGAATGGATAAAGTGGTCATGAAAAATCTGTTTGCGCAGGCAGGATTGGAACAAGCGAACTACGTGTCCTTTATTAAAAAAGAATGGGAAAAATCAGATATTAAGTGCTATGAAAAAGTTGAAGCCGAGCTGGACTATCCTTGTTTTGTCAAACCGGCAAATCTCGGTTCGAGCGTCGGTATCAGCAAGTGCAGAAATAGAGCTGAATTGGTTGAAGCCTTTCAAGGTGCCTTTAAATACGATCGGAAAATCATCGTTGAAGAAGGAATTATTGGCAGAGAAATCGAATTGGGTATCCTGGGAAATGACGAGCCGATCTGTTCAGTACCTGGTGAAATCGCTCCGAAAACAGATTTTTATGATTACCGGGCAAAATATGAAGATGGAGATACGGATTTGATTATTCCTGCAGAAGTTACTGAGGAAGAGCTGCAGAAATTGAAAGAAATGGCAGTCAAGGCTTTCAAAGCAATTGACGGAGCAGGCTTAGTCAGAGCGGATTTCTTTGTAACAAATGATGGGAAAGTGCTCATTAATGAAGTTAACACAATGCCTGGCTTTACACCGTTCAGCATGTTTCCGTTGCTTTGGAAGCATACGGGAGTCGAATACCCCGAACTGATCGAAAGGCTTGTCGAATTAGCAATTGAGAGATATGAAGAAAAACAGCAAATCATCCACACATTTTAAAATCAAAGAGGCACTGTCATAAATGGCGGTGTCTATTTTCCATAATAGAGACGAGAGGAGCCCTTTCAATGATCGAACGTACAGCTAAGGAAATTGCTGACATGACAAATGGTACGTTGGGGGATACAGCTTATTATCAAAAGAAAATCACAGGGGTCACGACAGATACGAGAAAAATTGAAAAAGGCCAGCTGTTTGTTCCAATTTCAGGTGAAAATTTTAATGGGCACACATTTGCAAAGGCTGCGCTTGAAAAAGGAGCAGCCGCTGTACTGTGGAGTGCAGCTGAACCTGATCCCCCAGAGCACGGAGCAGTGATCGTAGTCAATGATACGTTAGAAGCACTGCAACAGCTAGCCTCTGCATATCGCAAATCCATTAATCCGAAAGTTGTCGGCGTAACGGGAAGCAACGGGAAAACGACGACAAAGGATATGATTTATTCGATTTTAACCACAGAATATCGTGTTCATAAGACCCAAGGGAACTACAACAACCACATTGGTTTGCCCTTAACCATATTAGATATGCCGGAGGAAACGGAAATCGCCATTTTAGAAATGGGAATGAGCGCAAAAGGAGAAATCGATTTTCTTACAAAGCTGGCAAAGCCGGATATCGCTGTCATAACCAATATCGGAGATTCGCATTTGCTGGATTTGGGATCGAGAGAAAATATTGCGGATGCTAAATTTGAAATTGCAAATGGACTTTCAAAGGATGGAGTACTCATATATACTGGAGATGAACCTCTCTTGGCAGATAAAGTGAAAAATGTTGCTTTTGCTTTGAAATCCTTTGGAGAAAATAAAGACAATTCTTATCAAATCAGCGAGATAGAGCTTGGAAAAGAAGGCACATATTTTAAGTTGCGAGATATTGAACAGCCGTTTTATATTCCGGTTCTTGGCAAGCATAATGTCAGAAACGCTTTAGCCGCAATAGCAGCAGCTAACGAATTTCATGTTGATCTTTCACGAATAGCAGAAGGGTTAACAAATCTAAAAATGACTGGGATGCGGCTGGAAATGCTTCAGATGTCTGATGGTCTTTCCATCATTAATGATGCGTATAATGCGAGCCCGACATCTATGCGGGCAGCTATTGATTTATTACAAGGAATGCAAGGATTTAGAAAAAAACACTTGGTACTGGGAGACATTCTTGAGCTGGGCAAGGATGAGAAAATGTATCATGAACAGATTGGAATGGAAATTGATTCAAGCCAAATTCAATTTGTATATACGTACGGCAAACTTGGTGAATATATTGCTAATGGAGCTAACGGGAATTTTCAAGAAGGCTGTGTAATGCATTTTGATGATAAAAAAGCATTGGCGAGAGAGCTTCAAAACAGGACAGCTCCAGAGGATATCGTATTAATTAAAGCTTCCCGCGGCATGAAGCTGGAAGACGTCATTTCACATTTGAAAATTTCTTGAGAAACTGTGATAAATTTGGCGGTTTTCTTGATATGACTGTGGGCATACTTTAAGAAAAGGTTTAGAATTGAGGCGGAACAATGATAGGGTGTTTGTGCATTCACGGGTTTACCGGGGCTCCTTATGAAGTGGAGCCGCTGGCCGATTATTTTAAAAAATCGACAGACTGGGACGTCCAAACGATCACACTTCCAGGGCATGGAGATACCCTTGCTCTAAAAGGGATTTCGTTTCAAGAATGGCTAGCTTGCGCTGAAATCGAGCTCGTCCGCATGCTGAAGCGATGTGATGAACTTTATATCATCGGTTTCTCAATGGGAGGAATGATCGCTGCTTATCTTGCAGCAAAGTATCCGGTAAAAAAACTTGTGCTTCTCAGTGCAGCCGCTCTCTATATTAATCCGAGGCAATTTATTGCAGACTTGGCTCACTTATGGAAGGATTCAGTAAGAGGCACTCTGGCTGAAAACATCATTTACTCCAGGTACAAAAAGAAATTTTTGAAGACCCCTATTTCTTCTGCGTTTCAATTTCAAAAACTTGTGAAAGCAACAAAACCGGCCTTAAAAAGCCTTGAATTGCCTGTGCTGATCGTCCAGGGAGAGTGTGATGCCATTGTTCCGGTTTCGAGTGCGCGTTTTTTATACAACACGATTCCTTCGTCGCATAAAGAACTGTATTTGATTCCTGATTGCAAGCATCATGTTTGTTTGGAAGAAAACGCAGGACAATTGTTTAAGCATGTAGAAAGTTTTTTAAATAAAGAATTCCAAAACGCACAATTTCAGCAGGCCAACTACTGACACGTCCAGAAGAACACTAGCTTTAGGTTTAATTCCAAATAAAATAAATAATAGCTGTGTGCCGTTTTTAATGGATATTGAAATACTTGTATCTAAATGGTAAGATAAAATGTAAAGTAATTCGGGCTTTGTATACAAACTGGACCTGTCCTTCTTTATAAAAAGGGCAGTTTTTATTGATAAAACTTGATTTACTGAAACAGCTATTAGAAGGAGTATGAATAAATTGACTATTACGTTTCAAGATTTTCAATTAAGTTCCGAACTCATGAAGTCAATTAACCGCATGGGTTTTGAAGAAGCAACACCGATTCAGGCAGAAACGATTCCATTGGGACTTGCAAATAAAGACGTTATTGGACAAGCGCAAACCGGTACGGGTAAAACTGCTGCGTTTGGTATCCCCCTTGTTGAAAAAATCAACACCGAGTCTCCTAATATTCAAGCCATTATTATTGCACCAACACGTGAATTAGCCATTCAGGTTTCAGAAGAGCTATATAAAATTGGACAAGATAAGCGTGTTCGTGTATTGCCAATTTACGGCGGACAGGACATTGGCAGACAGATACGCGCTCTTAAGAAAAATCCACACGTTATTGTAGGAACGCCGGGACGCTTGCTTGACCATATTAATCGCCGCACGCTTCGTCTTCAAAATGTGAACACCGTTGTTCTTGATGAGGCTGATGAAATGCTTAATATGGGATTCATCGAAGACATTGAATCGATCCTTTCGAATGTTCCAAGTGAGCATCAAACATTGCTTTTCTCGGCAACAATGCCTGCGCCGATTAAACGAATCGGCGAGCGTTTCATGACGAATCCCGAGCATGTGAAAGTAAAAGCGAAGGAAATGACAGTAAGCAATATTCAGCAGTTTTATCTTGAAGTGCATGAAAGAAAGAAATTTGACACTCTTACACGCCTTCTCGATATCCAATCTCCTGAACTTGCGATCGTTTTCGGGCGGACAAAGCGCCGTGTTGATGAATTAACGGAAGCTTTAAATTTAAGGGGTTACACTGCTGAAGGTATCCACGGAGATTTAACGCAGGCGAAACGCATGGTTGCCCTTCG
This window of the Bacillus gobiensis genome carries:
- a CDS encoding D-alanine--D-alanine ligase; translation: MKTRLGLVYGGKSAEHNVSLQTALAVIKALNTEKFEIHPIYITEQGEWIRGPLLSEPVSNVKMLQHEQNGETFAPSGLNQEMFPIPQSEKSKNASVDVVFPLLHGPNGEDGTLQGMLDLLNVPYVGNGVLASAAGMDKVVMKNLFAQAGLEQANYVSFIKKEWEKSDIKCYEKVEAELDYPCFVKPANLGSSVGISKCRNRAELVEAFQGAFKYDRKIIVEEGIIGREIELGILGNDEPICSVPGEIAPKTDFYDYRAKYEDGDTDLIIPAEVTEEELQKLKEMAVKAFKAIDGAGLVRADFFVTNDGKVLINEVNTMPGFTPFSMFPLLWKHTGVEYPELIERLVELAIERYEEKQQIIHTF
- a CDS encoding thioredoxin family protein, with product MKKINTTEQFQEVIASHKEVIIKFFADWCPDCTRLNMFIGDIMDTYQENEWYELNKDELPELADKYQVMGIPSLLIFKNGEKTAHLHSANAKTPDEVTGFLSEHLS
- a CDS encoding cation diffusion facilitator family transporter; protein product: MNESTDLKTGEKGAWISIFAYLILAAVKLIVGITYHSEALRADGLNNSTDIIASVAILIGLKISQYPPDSDHPYGHYRAETISSLIASFIMMMVGLEVLIEAGKSILRPKEASPGIVAGWTAGISAIFMFGVYLYIKRLADRINSHALMAAAKDNFSDAIVSVGTCVGVFSSRLQLPWIDTVFAFIIGIIICKTAWDIFRDATHSLTDGFDRNDLEAYQQSIQRIEGVHKLTDIKARYLGSTVHLEASVVVNSALTTEESHKIADEVENKMKHEHGVSHVHVHIEPSDIK
- the cshA gene encoding degradosome RNA helicase CshA; the protein is MTITFQDFQLSSELMKSINRMGFEEATPIQAETIPLGLANKDVIGQAQTGTGKTAAFGIPLVEKINTESPNIQAIIIAPTRELAIQVSEELYKIGQDKRVRVLPIYGGQDIGRQIRALKKNPHVIVGTPGRLLDHINRRTLRLQNVNTVVLDEADEMLNMGFIEDIESILSNVPSEHQTLLFSATMPAPIKRIGERFMTNPEHVKVKAKEMTVSNIQQFYLEVHERKKFDTLTRLLDIQSPELAIVFGRTKRRVDELTEALNLRGYTAEGIHGDLTQAKRMVALRKFKQGAIDVLVATDVAARGLDISGVTHVYNFDVPQDPESYVHRIGRTGRAGKTGMAMTFITPREKDILRAIEQTTKRKMDRMKEPTLDEAIEGQQQVTVDRLRQIMSENNLNFYMRSAAELLEDHDSVTVVAAAIKMMTKEPDSTPVRLTDEAPLASKRNKSHRSSGRGGYRGKGKNNRSSYDKKRSSNDRNRQSGERRQKKSYNN
- a CDS encoding acyl-CoA dehydrogenase family protein, with the protein product MSSLFIKTEKQKRWLDIIGELSDEFEKRSAEHDEQASFPYENIQALKESGYTALPVPEKNEGEGLSVYDMILYQERLAKGDAVTALSIGWHLSIMGELAEGDIWEKKDFDFIAKEVLQGALVNRAASEAQTGSPTRGGRPGTTAQKKNNSWIVNGRKTFTTMSPVLDYFLVTAWIDEEDTIGVFLIHKDTNGVSIEETWDVIAMRGTASHDLVMEEVILDESKLVERLNHPRGTKVNGWLLHIPAVYLGIAQAARDYAVKFANVYSPNSLKGPIKDVPSVQKHIGEIELELMKARHFLYHVAEMYDDPKQRPNIGQELAAVKHTVTNTAIYVVDKAMRVVGAKSLQRTNPLQRYYRDVRAGLHNPPMDDITIQKLSALAFESLEK
- a CDS encoding ABC transporter permease; amino-acid sequence: MNRLIRNEHKKLFKKRIVVVALISMAVLQFLMALFIKRLLMSARVEDHFIGYFSYAPNLNIILQLFSVVIAATIVSSEFDKRTIKFLLIRPVKRWKILLSKWTTSILASIYLFIIYYSLTLVYGLVFFGVNIDERAGVLFSNTLIWIASQWLEIFMMIAFAFLCSALLKNSVFSLVVSFVVIYIAKTLVTIFDVMENQWGKFLLFANTDFRQYAGGVNPLFDGTSPVFSIFIIAIHLITFLTVAWWSFCKRDVTV
- a CDS encoding alpha/beta hydrolase — translated: MIGCLCIHGFTGAPYEVEPLADYFKKSTDWDVQTITLPGHGDTLALKGISFQEWLACAEIELVRMLKRCDELYIIGFSMGGMIAAYLAAKYPVKKLVLLSAAALYINPRQFIADLAHLWKDSVRGTLAENIIYSRYKKKFLKTPISSAFQFQKLVKATKPALKSLELPVLIVQGECDAIVPVSSARFLYNTIPSSHKELYLIPDCKHHVCLEENAGQLFKHVESFLNKEFQNAQFQQANY
- a CDS encoding UDP-N-acetylmuramoyl-tripeptide--D-alanyl-D-alanine ligase; the encoded protein is MIERTAKEIADMTNGTLGDTAYYQKKITGVTTDTRKIEKGQLFVPISGENFNGHTFAKAALEKGAAAVLWSAAEPDPPEHGAVIVVNDTLEALQQLASAYRKSINPKVVGVTGSNGKTTTKDMIYSILTTEYRVHKTQGNYNNHIGLPLTILDMPEETEIAILEMGMSAKGEIDFLTKLAKPDIAVITNIGDSHLLDLGSRENIADAKFEIANGLSKDGVLIYTGDEPLLADKVKNVAFALKSFGENKDNSYQISEIELGKEGTYFKLRDIEQPFYIPVLGKHNVRNALAAIAAANEFHVDLSRIAEGLTNLKMTGMRLEMLQMSDGLSIINDAYNASPTSMRAAIDLLQGMQGFRKKHLVLGDILELGKDEKMYHEQIGMEIDSSQIQFVYTYGKLGEYIANGANGNFQEGCVMHFDDKKALARELQNRTAPEDIVLIKASRGMKLEDVISHLKIS